A stretch of the Brevundimonas sp. MF30-B genome encodes the following:
- the serA gene encoding phosphoglycerate dehydrogenase yields MGGRWSFPRSRMRMLLLENIHPAAVQRLEEAGYSVETRKGALDEDDLIAAIRGVHVLGIRSKTTVSRRVLEEADKLMAIAAFCIGVNQIDLDAAADHAVAAFNAPYSNTRSVVELAIGLMIVLMRDVADKSSAMHRGQWNKSATGSRELRGKTLGIVGYGAIGSQLSVLAENLGMRVLFHDLSERLALGNARRMRSLDALLAESDVVTLHVDGRGENAGLIGADQFARMKPGVLFLNLSRGHVVDMGALAQALGAGRVAGAAVDVFPEEPRTNDDPFDSPLQGLKNVILTPHIGGSTEEAQEAIAEFAAERLLGYLNRGDTTFCVNLPNVQLAEVSGAHRLLHIHRNQPGVLAELNQALASAGLNILGQHLKTDERTGYVITDVDRDYDPAALEALKAVTGTLRFRTLR; encoded by the coding sequence CTGGGCGGGCGCTGGTCCTTTCCGCGCAGCCGGATGCGGATGCTGCTGCTGGAGAACATACACCCTGCCGCCGTCCAACGGCTGGAGGAGGCGGGCTATTCGGTCGAGACGCGCAAGGGCGCGCTGGACGAGGACGATCTGATCGCCGCGATCAGGGGGGTGCATGTCCTGGGCATCCGCTCCAAGACGACCGTGTCGCGCCGGGTTCTGGAAGAGGCCGACAAGCTGATGGCCATCGCCGCCTTCTGCATCGGCGTCAATCAGATCGATCTGGACGCCGCCGCCGACCACGCGGTCGCCGCCTTCAACGCCCCCTATTCCAACACCCGTTCGGTGGTCGAACTGGCGATCGGCCTCATGATCGTTCTCATGCGAGATGTGGCCGACAAGTCCAGCGCCATGCATCGCGGCCAGTGGAACAAGTCCGCGACCGGATCTCGCGAGCTGCGCGGCAAGACCCTGGGCATCGTCGGCTATGGCGCGATCGGCAGCCAACTGTCGGTCCTGGCCGAGAACCTGGGCATGCGCGTGCTGTTCCACGATCTCAGCGAGCGTCTGGCGCTTGGCAACGCGCGGCGGATGAGGTCGCTGGACGCGCTTCTTGCCGAAAGCGACGTGGTGACGCTGCATGTCGACGGCCGAGGTGAGAACGCGGGGCTGATCGGCGCCGATCAGTTCGCGCGCATGAAGCCGGGCGTCCTGTTTCTGAACCTGTCGCGCGGCCATGTGGTCGACATGGGGGCGCTGGCCCAAGCGCTGGGCGCGGGCCGGGTGGCGGGCGCAGCCGTCGACGTCTTCCCCGAAGAGCCGCGCACTAACGACGACCCCTTCGATAGTCCACTTCAGGGGCTGAAGAACGTGATCCTGACGCCGCACATCGGCGGCTCGACCGAAGAGGCCCAGGAGGCCATCGCCGAGTTCGCGGCCGAACGCCTGCTGGGCTATCTGAACCGCGGAGACACCACCTTCTGCGTCAACCTGCCGAACGTGCAGCTGGCCGAGGTGTCGGGCGCGCATCGCCTGCTGCACATCCACCGCAATCAGCCGGGCGTGCTGGCGGAGTTGAACCAGGCGCTGGCGTCGGCGGGGCTGAACATCCTGGGCCAGCATCTGAAGACCGACGAACGCACCGGCTATGTCATCACCGACGTGGACCGCGACTATGATCCCGCAGCCTTGGAGGCCTTGAAGGCCGTGACGGGAACGCTCCGGTTCCGAACCCTGCGTTGA
- the mutL gene encoding DNA mismatch repair endonuclease MutL: MPIRRLPPETVNRIAAGEVVERPASAIKELVENALDAGAGRIEVQADGGGLSRILIADDGKGIPRDELPLAVERHATSKLEPDDAGDVDLLRIHTLGFRGEALPSIGSVARLSITTRARDEDDAWAVVVEGGDQRPLAPAGFPGPHGARVEVRDLFYATPARLKFMKSERSEAMAISEEIKRQAMAHEAVAFTLTLDGKTTLRLPAEHPGDEGRLKRLAALLGRDFEANALLIDQARDGVRLTGYAGLPTYSRGNAAHQYLFVNGRPVKDRLLQGALRGAYADFLARDRHPAAVLFLEIDPLFVDVNVHPAKAEVRFRDPALVRGLIVGALRHALHAAGHRASTTVAADALSGFQAHAGAPAFSPSSPSAAGWSGWTGWSQPAAAAQVLPGLAERSARVEAASPGFSAWPEQASPANAPPELIDHPLGAARAQLHANYIVAQTRDGLVIVDQHAAHERLVYERMKAQMADGAVTRQALLAPEVVELDPAEAERVIAKAEELAEMGLIVEAFGGGAVLVRETPALLGDTDVPGLIRDIADDMSEHGAALSLKERMAEVCGTMACHGSVRSGRVLSAAEMNALLRQMEATPHSGQCNHGRPTYVELKLHDLEKLFGRR, encoded by the coding sequence ATGCCCATTCGCCGCCTCCCCCCCGAGACCGTCAACCGCATCGCCGCCGGCGAGGTGGTCGAACGCCCGGCCAGCGCCATCAAGGAGCTGGTCGAGAACGCCCTGGACGCGGGCGCGGGCCGTATCGAGGTTCAGGCCGACGGCGGCGGCCTGTCGCGCATCCTGATCGCCGACGACGGCAAGGGCATTCCCAGGGACGAACTGCCCCTGGCGGTCGAGCGCCACGCCACTTCCAAGCTGGAGCCGGACGATGCGGGCGACGTCGATCTGTTGCGCATTCACACTCTCGGCTTCCGGGGCGAGGCCCTCCCCTCCATCGGGTCGGTCGCCCGGCTGAGCATCACCACCCGAGCTCGGGACGAGGACGACGCCTGGGCAGTGGTGGTCGAGGGCGGCGATCAGCGCCCGCTGGCGCCCGCCGGCTTCCCCGGCCCGCACGGCGCACGCGTCGAGGTGCGCGACCTGTTCTACGCCACGCCCGCGCGGCTCAAGTTCATGAAGTCCGAGCGGTCCGAGGCCATGGCCATCTCGGAAGAGATCAAACGTCAGGCCATGGCGCACGAGGCTGTGGCCTTCACCCTGACGCTGGACGGCAAGACGACGCTGCGCCTGCCCGCTGAACATCCCGGCGACGAGGGTCGGCTGAAGCGGCTTGCCGCTCTGCTCGGCCGCGACTTCGAGGCCAACGCCCTGCTGATCGACCAGGCCCGGGACGGTGTGCGGCTGACGGGCTATGCGGGCCTGCCCACCTATTCGCGGGGCAATGCGGCGCATCAGTATCTGTTCGTCAACGGCCGCCCGGTTAAGGACCGGCTGCTGCAAGGCGCGTTGCGCGGCGCCTACGCCGACTTTCTGGCGCGCGACCGGCACCCGGCGGCGGTGTTGTTTCTGGAGATCGACCCGCTGTTCGTGGACGTGAACGTCCATCCGGCCAAGGCCGAGGTGCGGTTCCGCGACCCGGCTCTGGTGCGCGGCCTGATCGTGGGCGCCCTGCGCCACGCCCTGCACGCCGCCGGCCACCGCGCCTCGACCACCGTGGCCGCCGACGCCTTGTCTGGATTTCAGGCGCACGCGGGCGCGCCGGCCTTCAGCCCGTCTTCGCCCTCGGCTGCCGGGTGGAGCGGGTGGACCGGCTGGAGCCAGCCAGCTGCGGCCGCTCAGGTTCTGCCCGGCTTGGCGGAACGCTCAGCCCGGGTCGAGGCGGCGTCCCCCGGCTTTTCGGCGTGGCCCGAGCAGGCGTCGCCGGCGAACGCGCCACCCGAACTGATCGACCACCCCCTGGGCGCGGCGCGGGCGCAACTGCACGCCAACTACATCGTGGCCCAGACCCGCGACGGCCTGGTCATCGTCGACCAGCACGCCGCCCATGAGCGCCTGGTCTATGAACGGATGAAGGCGCAGATGGCCGACGGCGCCGTCACCCGTCAGGCTCTGCTCGCTCCCGAGGTGGTGGAACTGGATCCCGCCGAGGCCGAGCGCGTGATCGCCAAGGCCGAGGAGCTGGCCGAGATGGGCCTGATCGTCGAGGCGTTCGGCGGCGGGGCCGTGCTGGTGCGCGAGACGCCGGCCTTGCTGGGCGACACGGACGTGCCGGGCCTGATCCGCGACATCGCCGACGACATGAGCGAACATGGCGCGGCGCTGTCGCTGAAGGAGCGGATGGCCGAGGTGTGCGGCACCATGGCCTGCCACGGCTCGGTCCGATCGGGCCGCGTGCTGTCGGCCGCCGAGATGAACGCCCTGCTGCGCCAGATGGAGGCCACGCCGCATTCCGGCCAGTGCAACCACGGCCGTCCAACCTATGTCGAGCTGAAGCTCCACGACCTCGAGAAGCTGTTCGGGCGGCGATGA
- a CDS encoding extracellular solute-binding protein has protein sequence MTFGKIGAMATAIAALTLAACGQQQPAQETGEQVLNLYTARHYDADQALYDRFTEQTGIRINKIEGNADQLIARMTAEGANSPADIFVTADAGALWRAQDAGLLQPTTDSAALNERIPANLRAPEGQWFGFSRRARVVAYDQAKVRPEEVDTYEKLAEPRFRGRICVRSGDNVYNLSLIGALIEAWGPERARAWADGIVANLARQPEGGDRDQIRAIAAGVCEVALTNSYYYIRMANGDDANDRRVTETVKLGFPSLNGQGAHVNVSGGGVAAHAPNREAAVRFLEFLASDESQQTVSRMNYEYPAVASVAAPAPVDAYADFTANPMSVATYGPRQAEARSIMSAAGWR, from the coding sequence ATGACCTTCGGCAAGATCGGCGCTATGGCGACCGCGATCGCGGCCCTGACCCTCGCGGCCTGCGGCCAACAGCAACCGGCTCAGGAGACCGGGGAGCAGGTGCTGAACCTCTACACGGCGCGCCACTATGACGCCGACCAGGCGCTGTACGACCGCTTCACCGAACAGACCGGCATTCGCATCAACAAGATCGAGGGCAACGCCGATCAGTTGATCGCGCGCATGACCGCCGAGGGCGCCAACAGCCCGGCCGACATCTTCGTCACCGCCGACGCCGGCGCCCTGTGGCGGGCGCAGGACGCCGGACTGCTGCAGCCGACCACCGACAGCGCTGCCCTGAACGAGCGCATCCCTGCCAATCTGCGCGCGCCGGAAGGCCAGTGGTTCGGCTTCTCGCGCCGCGCCCGCGTGGTCGCCTATGACCAGGCCAAGGTCCGCCCCGAGGAGGTTGACACCTACGAAAAGCTTGCCGAGCCGCGCTTCCGGGGCCGCATCTGCGTCCGTTCGGGCGACAACGTCTACAATCTCAGCCTGATAGGCGCCCTGATCGAGGCCTGGGGCCCCGAGCGCGCCCGCGCCTGGGCCGACGGCATCGTCGCCAACCTGGCCCGCCAGCCCGAGGGCGGCGACCGCGATCAGATCCGCGCCATCGCCGCCGGCGTCTGCGAGGTCGCCCTGACCAACAGCTACTACTACATCCGCATGGCCAACGGCGACGACGCCAACGACCGGCGCGTGACCGAGACCGTGAAGCTGGGCTTCCCGTCGCTGAACGGCCAGGGCGCGCATGTGAACGTGTCGGGCGGCGGCGTGGCCGCGCACGCCCCGAACCGCGAGGCGGCCGTGCGCTTCCTGGAGTTCCTGGCCAGTGACGAGTCGCAGCAGACCGTCTCGCGCATGAACTACGAGTATCCGGCCGTGGCCTCGGTCGCCGCGCCGGCGCCGGTTGACGCCTATGCGGACTTCACCGCCAATCCGATGTCGGTCGCGACGTACGGTCCGCGTCAGGCCGAGGCCCGCTCGATCATGAGCGCGGCGGGCTGGCGATAA
- a CDS encoding iron ABC transporter permease encodes MKALALLAALVAILPLVGVLWASIGGAGADIAGRDIARYAATSAILAVLVAGLTGVAGSVAAWLVVMHRFPGRNIFAWALALPLAAPAFAVAYAYADLFDVAGPLRFWTRDELGFDIPIQMRSIPGAALVLACAFYPYVYLAMRAAFVNQSSNLLDAARSLGCGSSQAFRRIALPLARPALAAGIALAVMETLADYGAVEFLSVQTLTTGVVRAWSVYGSTVSAARFALPLLGAAALLLWIERWGRKGRGFESARARYREIETTRLTGFKAAGATAFCLTLLTLGLLLPLSWLVIRSIGVTPDWSRLMTAGRNTLMFGGAGAVTTVLLATLLALGARQLPVTARVASLGYATPGAVMAIGLLAPAGVVWSLFPGAASGLGAGLILVVYAYAARLMAAALEPIDAGLARIPPSLNHAARSLGRGELGSAWRIELPLVRGTLLTALLIVFIDVLKELPATLILRPFNVDTLAVLASNYALDERLPQAGWPSILIILIALPAVIWLSRKIAAARPGART; translated from the coding sequence TTGAAGGCCCTGGCTCTGCTGGCGGCCCTGGTCGCCATCCTGCCGCTGGTCGGCGTGCTGTGGGCCAGCATCGGCGGCGCGGGCGCGGACATCGCCGGGCGCGACATCGCCCGTTACGCAGCGACCTCGGCCATCCTGGCGGTTTTGGTAGCCGGGCTGACGGGCGTAGCGGGATCCGTGGCGGCCTGGCTGGTGGTCATGCATCGATTTCCGGGACGGAACATCTTTGCCTGGGCCCTGGCCCTGCCGCTGGCCGCGCCCGCCTTCGCCGTGGCCTATGCCTATGCCGACCTGTTCGACGTGGCCGGGCCCTTGCGGTTCTGGACGCGGGACGAGCTGGGTTTCGACATCCCCATCCAGATGCGGTCCATCCCCGGCGCGGCCCTGGTGCTGGCCTGCGCCTTCTACCCATACGTCTATCTGGCCATGCGCGCGGCCTTCGTGAACCAGTCCAGCAACCTGCTGGACGCGGCGCGCAGCCTGGGCTGCGGCTCGAGCCAGGCCTTCCGCCGCATCGCCCTGCCCCTGGCCCGCCCGGCGCTGGCGGCGGGGATCGCGCTCGCGGTCATGGAGACCCTGGCCGACTATGGCGCGGTCGAGTTCCTCAGCGTCCAGACCCTGACCACAGGCGTCGTGCGCGCCTGGTCGGTCTATGGCTCGACCGTGTCGGCCGCGCGCTTCGCCCTGCCTCTGCTCGGCGCGGCGGCGCTGCTGCTGTGGATCGAGCGTTGGGGCCGCAAGGGCCGCGGTTTCGAGAGCGCCCGGGCCCGCTATCGCGAAATCGAGACGACGCGGCTGACCGGTTTCAAGGCGGCGGGCGCCACCGCCTTCTGCCTGACCCTGCTGACGCTGGGGCTGCTGCTGCCGCTGAGCTGGCTGGTCATCCGCTCCATCGGCGTGACGCCGGACTGGAGCCGCCTGATGACGGCCGGGCGGAACACGCTGATGTTCGGCGGCGCCGGGGCGGTCACGACCGTGCTGCTGGCGACCCTGCTGGCGCTGGGCGCGCGACAGCTGCCGGTGACGGCGCGCGTGGCCAGCCTGGGCTATGCGACGCCCGGCGCGGTCATGGCCATCGGGCTGCTGGCCCCCGCCGGCGTGGTGTGGAGCCTGTTTCCGGGCGCGGCCTCCGGGCTGGGCGCCGGGCTGATCCTGGTCGTCTACGCCTATGCGGCGCGGCTGATGGCGGCGGCGCTGGAGCCGATCGACGCGGGCCTTGCGCGCATTCCGCCGTCGCTGAACCACGCCGCCCGCAGCCTGGGCCGGGGCGAGCTGGGCTCTGCCTGGCGAATCGAGCTGCCGCTGGTGCGCGGCACGCTGCTGACGGCCCTGCTGATCGTCTTCATCGACGTTCTGAAGGAGCTGCCGGCCACCCTGATCCTGCGGCCGTTCAACGTCGACACCCTGGCCGTCCTGGCCTCCAACTACGCCCTGGACGAGCGGCTGCCCCAGGCGGGCTGGCCGTCGATCCTGATCATCCTGATCGCCCTGCCCGCCGTGATCTGGCTCAGCCGCAAGATCGCCGCCGCCAGGCCCGGAGCGCGCACATGA
- a CDS encoding CPBP family intramembrane glutamic endopeptidase, with translation MTFARLARLRITQAVRASHRSPYVLDAALPRPWLSLAKMIGLSAATLLGSVVLAGVLLGLAGVLGDRVDFGLFIAAIPPGWSSLNYEITLLAAVAGPLIVMALAILAAAMVIYRRPASAFLWPGRRPSWRLLWSGFAAMVLLGLVFGQAHDLSAPSGAPPLFDADHSLEARVIYALAVAALGLIAVTAEEIAFRGVLLRITAGFTRNLWLLCLINGVLFSAIHLDPDPGAFVARALSGVVWTWAALRLGGIEFAIGAHWANNLVIDWLDRLPSLDVDIAAAYLVLEVAIAALMLVFVELTAHWRSRRNRTPAD, from the coding sequence ATGACTTTCGCGAGACTGGCCCGCCTTCGCATCACCCAGGCTGTGCGGGCGTCGCACCGCAGTCCATATGTGCTTGATGCCGCCTTGCCTCGCCCCTGGCTCAGCCTGGCGAAGATGATCGGCCTTTCGGCCGCGACCCTGCTTGGTTCGGTGGTGCTGGCGGGTGTCCTTCTGGGTCTTGCGGGAGTTCTCGGCGACCGAGTCGACTTCGGTCTGTTCATCGCCGCCATTCCCCCAGGCTGGTCAAGCCTGAACTACGAGATAACGCTTCTGGCCGCGGTCGCGGGCCCGCTGATCGTCATGGCGCTGGCGATCCTTGCGGCCGCGATGGTGATCTATAGACGACCTGCGAGCGCTTTTCTCTGGCCGGGGCGGCGTCCGTCATGGCGACTGCTTTGGTCGGGCTTCGCCGCGATGGTGCTGCTCGGGCTGGTGTTCGGACAAGCACACGATCTCTCGGCGCCGTCGGGCGCGCCGCCCCTGTTCGACGCCGACCACTCGCTCGAAGCCAGGGTGATCTACGCCCTCGCCGTGGCAGCACTGGGTCTGATCGCCGTGACGGCGGAAGAGATCGCGTTCCGGGGCGTGCTGCTGAGAATCACGGCGGGGTTCACTCGAAATCTCTGGCTGTTGTGCCTGATCAACGGGGTGCTGTTCTCCGCTATCCACCTCGACCCCGATCCTGGGGCCTTCGTCGCGCGCGCCCTGTCGGGCGTCGTCTGGACATGGGCCGCTCTGAGACTGGGCGGGATCGAGTTCGCCATCGGCGCGCACTGGGCCAACAACCTCGTCATCGACTGGCTGGACAGGCTCCCATCGCTGGATGTGGACATCGCGGCCGCCTATCTGGTTCTGGAGGTCGCGATCGCAGCCTTGATGCTCGTTTTCGTGGAGTTGACGGCCCATTGGCGGAGTCGGCGCAACCGCACTCCGGCTGACTAG
- the rsmD gene encoding 16S rRNA (guanine(966)-N(2))-methyltransferase RsmD has protein sequence MRIVAGNLKGRAISTPDGQNTRPTSDRARQAVFNVLEHAGWADGLQEARVIDLYAGSGALGFEALSRGAAFALFVETDDGARGAIRENMDAFGLFGRCRVHRRSATDMGARPGSAGEAFTLAFLDPPYRQGLGEQTLAKLLEGDWLARGAVVVFERGSDEPEIDTPGYERLDARDYGAARVLFLKVAETSDEV, from the coding sequence ATGAGGATCGTCGCGGGAAATCTTAAGGGCCGGGCCATTTCGACGCCTGACGGCCAGAACACGCGTCCGACTTCGGACCGGGCGCGCCAGGCTGTGTTCAACGTGCTGGAGCACGCGGGCTGGGCCGACGGCTTGCAGGAAGCGCGGGTCATTGACCTGTACGCCGGCTCTGGCGCTTTGGGTTTCGAGGCTCTGTCGCGCGGCGCGGCCTTCGCCCTGTTCGTTGAGACCGATGACGGCGCGCGGGGCGCGATCCGGGAGAACATGGACGCCTTCGGCCTGTTCGGCCGCTGCCGCGTGCATCGGCGCAGCGCCACCGACATGGGTGCGCGCCCCGGATCGGCGGGGGAAGCCTTCACCCTGGCGTTTCTGGATCCACCCTATCGTCAGGGCCTGGGCGAACAGACGCTGGCGAAATTGCTTGAAGGCGACTGGCTGGCGCGCGGCGCTGTCGTGGTGTTCGAGCGCGGCTCCGACGAGCCGGAGATCGACACGCCGGGCTATGAACGTCTCGACGCCCGCGACTACGGCGCCGCGCGGGTGCTGTTCCTCAAGGTCGCGGAGACTTCGGACGAGGTCTGA
- a CDS encoding pseudouridine synthase: MDRHPKDNAKNPRPRQDAGRDAPRNFTDKGDRKPFAKGGAKPGGFKSGGPKSGPKAGGKDARPAVEPKRTERIAKAMARAGIASRREVERLIGLGKVAVNGKILDTPATLVTRDDKITVDGKPIGSAQATRVWRYHKPAGLLTSHNDPAGRPTVFDALPSGLPRVISVGRLDLNTEGLLLLTNDGELSRALELPTTALVRQYRARARGRVTQAELDKLKTGCTVDGVHYGPIEATLDKAKDTPEGERGPANLWISVSITEGKNREVRKVLESVGLTVNRLIRLAYGPFQLGTLPIGAVEEVGPRVIREMLADHIRPENLPTGNTVETPAPVPGRRVSTPKIVGKSGSALSDPSRKPSRVRAAETAQVDAAERRERPAKKAGWAKAAPKFEHTKTFKPRARPEASEGGDGERPRKSFKREPRPDQFIEDRRSAPKSGSKSGAKGGGKTFGRPGGTRSSPPRARGEKPGGPGGRPGGGRGRG, translated from the coding sequence ATGGATCGCCATCCCAAAGACAACGCCAAGAACCCTCGCCCGCGTCAAGACGCCGGTCGCGACGCGCCCCGCAACTTCACCGACAAGGGCGACCGCAAACCGTTCGCCAAGGGCGGCGCCAAGCCCGGCGGCTTCAAGTCCGGCGGGCCCAAGAGCGGCCCAAAGGCAGGGGGCAAGGACGCGCGTCCCGCCGTCGAGCCCAAACGCACCGAACGCATCGCCAAGGCCATGGCCCGCGCCGGCATCGCCTCGCGCCGCGAGGTCGAGCGCCTGATCGGCCTGGGCAAGGTGGCGGTGAACGGCAAGATTCTGGACACGCCCGCCACCCTGGTGACGCGCGACGACAAGATCACCGTGGACGGCAAGCCGATCGGCTCGGCCCAGGCGACGCGCGTCTGGCGCTACCACAAGCCCGCCGGCCTGCTGACCAGCCATAACGATCCCGCCGGACGGCCGACCGTGTTCGACGCCCTGCCCAGCGGCCTGCCGCGCGTGATTTCGGTCGGACGGCTGGACCTGAACACCGAAGGCCTGCTGCTGCTGACCAACGACGGTGAACTCAGCCGGGCGCTGGAGCTGCCGACCACGGCCCTGGTGCGCCAGTATCGGGCGCGGGCGCGAGGCCGCGTGACCCAGGCCGAGCTGGACAAGCTGAAGACCGGCTGCACCGTCGATGGCGTCCACTATGGGCCGATCGAGGCGACGCTGGACAAGGCCAAGGACACGCCCGAGGGCGAGCGCGGCCCGGCCAATCTGTGGATCAGCGTCTCCATCACCGAGGGCAAGAACCGCGAAGTCCGCAAGGTGCTGGAGTCGGTCGGCCTGACCGTCAACCGCCTGATCCGCCTGGCCTATGGCCCGTTCCAGCTGGGCACCCTGCCCATCGGCGCGGTCGAGGAAGTCGGCCCGCGCGTGATCCGCGAGATGCTGGCCGATCACATCCGGCCCGAGAACCTGCCGACCGGCAATACGGTCGAGACGCCGGCGCCCGTCCCCGGCCGTCGCGTGTCCACACCCAAGATCGTCGGCAAGTCCGGCTCGGCCCTGTCGGATCCTTCGCGCAAGCCCAGCCGCGTGCGCGCCGCCGAGACGGCCCAGGTCGACGCCGCCGAACGCCGCGAGCGCCCGGCCAAGAAGGCCGGCTGGGCCAAGGCCGCGCCGAAGTTCGAGCACACCAAGACCTTCAAGCCCCGCGCACGCCCCGAAGCGAGCGAAGGCGGCGACGGCGAGCGGCCACGTAAATCCTTCAAGCGCGAGCCGCGGCCGGATCAGTTCATCGAGGACCGCCGCAGCGCGCCCAAGAGTGGGTCGAAGAGCGGCGCAAAGGGCGGCGGCAAGACGTTCGGTCGGCCCGGCGGGACTCGGTCGAGTCCGCCCCGCGCCCGTGGTGAGAAGCCGGGTGGTCCAGGGGGCAGGCCGGGCGGCGGGCGAGGGCGCGGCTAG
- a CDS encoding ABC transporter ATP-binding protein encodes MSDLILDGVSRRYGPKIAVEDVSLTLRPGRITALLGPSGSGKSTLLRLIAGLEQPDAGEIRLGDAVLSSPSGHVAPESRDVGLVFQDYALFPHLTVLANVAFGLGHIPRRRREARALKLLEQVGLGDRARSWPHALSGGEQQRVALMRALAREPRVLLLDEPFSGLDRHMRTSVRDFLFPALKASGAAVAVVTHDAEEALLLADDLALLSQGRLLQTGTPAACYRRPVSPEAARLLGEAATLRAEVSNGRARTAFGELPALDLPDGPAVVVVRPESLRPDPQGVAAQVIDVRFSGAGSDYRLVIGDEALTLRAAEGLAETDATLTVSLDPLTARVYRA; translated from the coding sequence ATGAGCGACCTGATCCTGGACGGCGTCAGCCGCCGCTACGGCCCCAAGATCGCCGTCGAGGACGTCAGCCTGACCCTTCGCCCCGGCCGGATCACCGCCCTGCTCGGCCCGTCCGGCTCGGGCAAGAGCACGCTTCTGCGCCTGATCGCGGGCCTGGAGCAGCCGGACGCGGGCGAAATCCGACTGGGCGACGCCGTGCTGTCCAGCCCCTCAGGCCATGTCGCGCCGGAGAGCCGCGATGTCGGCCTGGTGTTCCAGGATTACGCCCTGTTCCCCCACCTGACCGTGCTGGCCAATGTCGCCTTCGGCCTGGGCCACATTCCGCGTCGCCGGCGCGAGGCGCGGGCGCTCAAGCTCTTGGAGCAGGTCGGCCTGGGCGACCGCGCGCGCAGCTGGCCTCATGCCCTGTCCGGCGGCGAGCAGCAGCGCGTGGCTTTGATGCGGGCGCTGGCGCGCGAGCCGCGCGTGCTGCTGCTGGACGAGCCCTTCTCGGGCCTGGACCGCCACATGCGGACCTCGGTGCGCGACTTCCTGTTCCCCGCGCTCAAGGCCTCGGGCGCGGCGGTCGCGGTGGTCACCCATGACGCCGAGGAGGCCCTGCTGCTGGCCGACGATCTGGCCCTGCTGAGCCAGGGGCGGCTGCTGCAGACCGGGACGCCCGCCGCCTGCTATCGCCGTCCGGTGTCGCCCGAAGCCGCGCGCCTGCTGGGCGAGGCCGCGACGCTGCGGGCCGAGGTTTCGAACGGCCGCGCGCGCACGGCCTTTGGTGAGTTGCCGGCGCTGGACCTGCCCGACGGTCCCGCCGTCGTCGTGGTGCGTCCCGAAAGTCTGCGGCCTGATCCGCAGGGTGTGGCGGCCCAGGTGATCGACGTGCGCTTCTCGGGAGCAGGCAGCGACTATCGGCTGGTGATCGGCGACGAAGCCCTGACCCTGCGCGCCGCCGAAGGTCTGGCGGAAACGGACGCGACTCTGACCGTCAGCCTCGATCCGCTGACGGCTCGGGTCTATCGCGCCTGA
- a CDS encoding kelch repeat-containing protein — protein sequence MTRIDRRSLLALTAAAAAVPSVVQARQPGWSPRAKMPWETQEVYAAVHEGRIWTAGGLVGRPGGIHINDRTAIYDPAADSWEEGPRLPQSRHHPMLVSQGGRLWAFGGYDRREGDWTSMREVWAIDDGLWAQVGRMPHPLAETVGAGLGDHIHLVTGRRPGEANAQWRDQNDTTDHLVFTPADNRWDTARPAPAPRNSAAGAVMDGKLYVAGGRTVQGGGTGRLDRYDPETDAWHTLAPIPPSPTTGQQVGGGLALVETGGRLVAFGGEWFAPGGGGGVFSETWIYELARDAWTQGPDMLTPRHGLAAAAVDGVVYAIAGASGVGAGVVYSNRGPVGTDGAVTGLVEAFTLG from the coding sequence ATGACCCGTATCGATCGCCGCAGCCTGCTCGCCCTGACCGCCGCCGCCGCAGCCGTTCCTTCCGTCGTTCAGGCCCGCCAGCCGGGGTGGAGCCCTCGCGCCAAGATGCCGTGGGAGACCCAGGAGGTCTACGCCGCCGTGCACGAGGGCCGGATCTGGACGGCCGGCGGCCTGGTCGGACGGCCGGGCGGCATCCACATCAACGACCGCACCGCCATCTACGACCCGGCCGCCGACAGCTGGGAGGAAGGACCGCGCCTGCCGCAGTCCCGGCACCATCCGATGCTGGTGTCGCAGGGCGGGCGGCTCTGGGCGTTCGGCGGCTACGACCGGCGCGAGGGCGACTGGACCTCGATGCGCGAGGTCTGGGCCATCGACGACGGCCTGTGGGCCCAGGTCGGGCGCATGCCGCACCCGCTGGCCGAGACCGTCGGCGCCGGGCTGGGCGACCACATCCACCTGGTCACGGGACGGCGGCCGGGCGAGGCCAACGCCCAGTGGCGGGATCAGAACGACACGACCGACCATCTGGTCTTCACGCCGGCCGACAACCGCTGGGACACGGCGCGGCCGGCGCCGGCGCCTCGCAACAGCGCGGCGGGGGCGGTGATGGACGGAAAGCTCTATGTCGCGGGCGGCCGAACGGTTCAGGGCGGCGGCACGGGGCGGCTGGATCGCTACGACCCCGAAACCGACGCCTGGCACACGCTGGCGCCGATCCCGCCGTCGCCCACGACGGGTCAGCAGGTCGGCGGCGGCCTGGCGCTGGTCGAGACCGGCGGGCGGCTGGTCGCGTTCGGCGGCGAATGGTTCGCGCCGGGCGGAGGCGGCGGCGTGTTCTCCGAGACCTGGATCTATGAGCTGGCGCGCGACGCCTGGACCCAGGGACCGGACATGCTCACGCCCCGCCACGGCCTGGCCGCAGCGGCGGTCGATGGCGTGGTCTATGCGATCGCCGGCGCGTCAGGCGTCGGCGCGGGGGTCGTCTACAGCAATCGCGGACCCGTCGGCACGGACGGCGCGGTCACCGGCCTCGTCGAGGCCTTCACTCTGGGCTGA